Within Spinacia oleracea cultivar Varoflay chromosome 4, BTI_SOV_V1, whole genome shotgun sequence, the genomic segment AGCACAGTTCCATAGTGGTACCACATAGCAAGATGACAGATACTCGCAAATACAGTTATGTATATCTACAAAGGATGTTAGGACAAATATGCATACACACATGAACTAACTAGTCAAATTAATAGTGTGAGGCAAAGCAACATTGCAAATAATATTCAGAATCAACGTACCTGCGCCTAGCATCCTCTGTGCTTGAAGCTTGTGCCTTCAATTCCTCCATCTTCTTCCGCTGCGCCTGCTGAAGCTTTTCAAAATTGGCCTCCTTTGCCTCTGTTGCATCATGGATTTTCTGGATCTGATCGTTGAAGAAATTCGCTTGAAAATCCATCTGCAAGGAAGTGAATCAAGTCTGTGAAGTGTGAACTGTGAAGTATGCCAGAGTGTCATACATGAAGATATGCAATAATGCAAGCCAAGGAAAGATTTCTACTGACAAGCTAGCAACTATACTACGGTACTACCCCTAGAATTGGCATGGTTGTACAAACTTCAGCGTGAATTGAGCTCATAAAATTTCAGTGAACCTTCAATTTTTTAAAGAAAGTTAACCAAGAGAACTGCAATAACAAACTAATTCATAAAATGAAGTACCTCTTCCTTGTTCTCCTCATACTGTTCTTTCGTTCTCTGTCTCACTATCCGATTTTGCTCCATTGTTTGCCTGAGCTGCTTAGAGAGAATGTTGTTTGAAACCTCAAGTGCCTTCTTTTCCCTTTGATCTTTGGCAGCTTTGTTCTTGAACCAAGTGAGTTGTTGATTATCCTCACTCATCTGCTTCATAGGACCAACTACCATCTCCTGGTATGACCTAATGTCAAATTTCAGCCTTGCTTTTCCTAGCATCGGCAGAAACAGAAAATGTCAAATGAATGAAATAATCAAGATATTAACAATGTTAAGTAATCTTACAGGCTTTAGTTTAGCTGCCCATCCAAGTTCATTATCAGTCAGTCCTAAAATAAAGTAAAGCAATGACATGCACCACACAGTTTGTGTCATTGACTGGGCTAGTCCCACCAATCACTGAAGTCTGAAGAGTAATAAAGAGGTTTAACTGGAACTTACAAATCAAGATTGCAATTCACGGCATGATTGGATATTTTAAATGATTAGATACAATGCAGAAGAGAGAGAGTTagaaataaaacatcatattgaAGGAGATAGAAAGGAACCTGGAGAATGCTTATTATATTCATCTAGGTCATCCTTCTTAGCCAAGAATCCATAAAGTTGGCGCTTTCCTCCGGGATAAAACAGTGCCCTTCTATTGCTTTCCCATGCTGTCCTCCCCGTTCCCTGTCCAACGAAGTGCCTGTGAAGCCGCTCAGCCTCCACATACCCCACAGCTGAGCTCTCGAATATCAGGACACTGAATCCACGATGGCCCTTAGGTCCATAGGAGTGTTTAGCCTTGACTGCAGCATATCCCTTGAAGTAGTCCAGAAGCTCCTGGTTGCCCATACCAATCCACTAAACAAAACAAACATTATAATCAACCAATTAACACACACGATTTTAAGATCCACAAGGGAAGGTAACAAATATTACAATAAACACATGAGAGGGCTAATATAGATGAGAATATTGGACCAAGACCAACCAATGGATGCATAAAGAAGATAATAAATAACATGAATTCATACCTTTTCATTGTCATCAGTATCCAGCCATGTATTCATGACCATAACCATAGGAGGCCAGACAATGTCATGATCTTTGACCTCTTGCTTCAAACCCTCCCATTGGCCAAATGATTCTCCGGAAGGGACCACAGAGGTTCCTTTTCTCCGAAGTTCCTCATCCAAGAGATCAGCAAATGTTCGATGAAGCTTCACTCTTTGAGAACCTTTCGTTCTCGCATGAGCCATAAGTGGCTGGAGACCCTTGTACCAATCAATGGCGCCAGGACCGCCATGGCAAGCAGGGCAATGCCACTGCCTTTCAGGTTCATTGATCTCCTCCACTGTCAGAGAGTCCACAATATCGAAAAACTTCTTCAGCATCTTATGTTTCTTTTTTGATTCATGGGTTTCTGGTCCTTCATCAGAGTCAGAACCATCACTTAGCAggtaatcatcatcatcagtgTAATCGTCATCTTCAGAATCAATGATAGCCTTGTCATCTTCTTCATCAGCAACTTTCTCCTCTCTCGCTTGACATGATCCAGTTTTGGCAGCCCAATTCCACCCATGCTGTAGAGGAGGTGTGACTGATGGTCCAGTCACATGCTTGCCATCAGACCGAGTCCCTAATCCACCCTGTCTCCTCTGATCATTACTTGGGTTAGTCCGGGCATTTCCAGGAGCATTACTACGCATGCCAAGTTTCTGAGCTGTATTCGGTTGACCCCAAGCTTTGGGTTGGGCATTTGGTTGAGCCCATTGTCCCCATGTTTTTCCAGCATTACCTCCAACCTTGCTCTTCGGCTTTCTGCTGACCTCTTCCCAAGCACCATCATCTGAAGAGCCTAGGCTGATATTAGTAACACCCTGACTCAAATCATCAACCCTTTTTCCTGAACTCATACTTCAGCACCTGTCCATGGATTCCCATCAGCTATTTATACAAAATAATATccccaaaacaaaaaaattgttaTGACAAAAAATGAGTGACACCTTAACAGTcattaaaaaaatcaatgaTAATCCCACCAATCATACGCTTATacctttaaaataaaaacacatAAAGAAAATGATTCATATCCAGAGGATCCCTAATCCTATTGAAGAGGACAACATCATATATCACAAAGAAAGGGAAACCAGTAAATTTTTGACATAAACAACACTTCAATTGCtagaccaattttacagaatcttttttttaaaggatcaaACTGGTAAGTGCTTAACTTTGAGAACCAAAATGATACAATTAACTAATATCCTCTTAGCTCTTATACAACGAGCATATTGACAAATCGTCACAGCAACTGGAGTCATACTTGCTATAACTAAACAAATAACAGAGAAGCATTCAGCCTTTGCCCCAAATTTTATGATCCCAAGAGAGTCAATCTAAAGCTGAATCTTAAAGCAAAAGCCAAAAGCGAACTTCTATTCTACCACTGATTGAAATAATTCATAACTGCCAATAATTATATCATGTGACTGTACAATCTGCTATGGCCTTTGCAAAATAGGAAATGGTCCAAGTACTCATTCTATGTCACTACCAACAATACTCACTTCCAAACACATACACAATGACACTAGGGCACTTCAGACTACGCAAGAATCCATCCCCTCAAACTTCTTGGTATTTGAATCAGGTTATCTTAAAAGAGACTCCTAATTAAGTCGATTTTGAGTACCATAAACCAAGACAAAAAAAGCAGCATGAAATCAACTACGATTGAAAAATGATCCTTAACAAATTTATCAAGTAAAACAGGACAAGGGCGAGGGAGCAAGGGCATAATAGATCAATTCATGCTTTTTTTTGGGAATAACTGCATAAGGTTATGACACTGTACTCAAAACAAACAGTATCTGCCTATGCGTTTGCCTTTCCCtgctaattaaataaaaaacactCCTAAAATGGGTATAATCTCTCAAACCCTCAAACAACCCTCCAAAGTGGCATGCATTACATTAGCATGATTCAACCATTCATCCAAATgcctaaaaccctaaaaaattgtCCCTTTCATACATTTTCaccaaaattacaaaataaaaataaaatacatcagAACAAATAAATACGAAGTAGTATATGTATATCattccaaaaacaaacaaaaaaccaTAATAACGGGATAAAAAGGGAAAATACGAATAAATCGTATGACAAGCAAAAACCCTAGCATATAATTTATAGAAGGACACTAAGAAAGAAATTTACTCCAAAATCCAAATAGTGGCACAAATTTCACAAGCATGCTTCGAAACATGAAATTTTCGAGAAAATTCGTCAaacaaattggaaaaaaaaatatcacaTAAATTACAAGTTACTTTTTTAATCAAAATTCACAGAAATTTTATTCAGCATGGTGTTTCAGTAGTTTAAAAGATGATTTCATCGGAGAAGAAAACACTGGCAGAGAGATTAAGAGGGGaaataggagagagaaggaaATGATGAAATCTTACGTCACCTTCAAGTTTTTCGACGATCGGGGTGAAATGCCCGAAGAAGAGTGTTCGCCGGGGGAATTTCGCCGACGACGCGCCGACGGGAGGAGAGCGTTAGAAGTAGAAATGGGAGTGAGTGAGTAGAAAAATGAGGGAGGGAAAATATGGGAAAGTGAAGTATCACAAATATGAGAAAACCCTATTTTTATGGGTAGTGGGCCCGGATTCCaaatttttattcaatttaatGGAATTTTTTACTACGAGTATTATTTTGAGAAATTCTCtgttttaggtggtaaaaaattaattatatgGGGATGTATTATCGTAATTGCATGAAATTAGAATTAAGCTTAACTAAATTTATCTTAACTGAATTTTGTTggctttattaaaattaaagtgACTCATGACACGTTTTATTCATTGGAAGAACCCGAACTTATACGAAGTGACTTATCTGGTTAAATTGATAGATTTTGTTACAATTTATTGGGTTTAATTATAAGAGAGTAAGCTTATATGATCTGATTGAAGTTTAATCACCTGTTGTTTCTGATtgtaacttatctgaatttattggaCCAGAAATATTTTTctttaaggtgaagagaacacgcCTTAAGTAAATATAAGATaatcaaatttttttaattattgaagaaaattttcaaattttgaggATGTTCTTTTAGGGATGTCTTTCCAAATTGATCCTTAAACATGTGGTGGTTAGATGGCCAAAGGAATAAAAACCTCTCTTATTTCAATGATTGTTTGTTTATCAGAAGTAGAGGATATctacctttttctttttctttttctttttcttttgatgcaTATAAGAGGGGAGAACCccatacaaaaaaataatttaagcaACTAGTCGTTGCAAAACCACTCCAATTATGTCCTCTTGGGGTAGATTAATGACTTGAAGATGATATCTACTTGTGAAGTTGTGATAATGAAGATGAATTTTCTATTTACTTATCAAATCAATACCTATGATAAGATCAAAGACATTATAGCGAGTGAGACAAGGAGTGACAAAGTTAGTGATAATATTTAGTAATTTATGATGATCTCATCTTCCATCTTATCCTCATAATCTCCACTCCTATGCAAATGCATAAAGACATGGTGGTTAATGTAAGAGTACACTTAGTATTAACCACATTAGGTTCCATATTCTAATAGACTTACATTATGCACTAAGGTTTTTTCCTTAACAATTTGTTTTATATGACCAAGTGAATGAAACAAATTTGAATAGACTTATGAAGCGCATTTTTATATACAGTGTGAAAAATGAGTTCCAACAAGATGACTTAAAAATATGTCTTTTATCGTAAAATAGGAGCTAGCATAGAGCAATTGTGTAAAGCACTGAATTATTGAAGCATTTTTTATATCTGAATCTTAACTATTTCAATAATTCACGAATTGTTTCAATTTCGATATGAATATGAGTTTCTTCTTGTAGAATAGAATTTAGCCATGGATCAATGGTAAAGCACTCAATTACCGAAACATTTTTCATATTAGAAACAAAAACTATTTCAATAATAATTTACAAGCAAtagtttcaatttcaatatgAGTGTTACTTTCATTGTGAAGTAGGAGCTAACCATGGATCAATCGCGTGTATCACTCAGTAAGATAAGCAATTTTCATATCAGACTTGCAACTGTTTTAATAATATACGAGCACTCGAGCCGCGTCGTAACTTCGGTATCGGAAACACGAGGAGAATACCAAGAGTAGGTACTAAGTGTACCTCTTCATTGTCAAATACAAGCATATATCATACGAAGTATTACATACTCTGTACACcagatt encodes:
- the LOC110779285 gene encoding protein SUPPRESSOR OF GENE SILENCING 3; this translates as MSSGKRVDDLSQGVTNISLGSSDDGAWEEVSRKPKSKVGGNAGKTWGQWAQPNAQPKAWGQPNTAQKLGMRSNAPGNARTNPSNDQRRQGGLGTRSDGKHVTGPSVTPPLQHGWNWAAKTGSCQAREEKVADEEDDKAIIDSEDDDYTDDDDYLLSDGSDSDEGPETHESKKKHKMLKKFFDIVDSLTVEEINEPERQWHCPACHGGPGAIDWYKGLQPLMAHARTKGSQRVKLHRTFADLLDEELRRKGTSVVPSGESFGQWEGLKQEVKDHDIVWPPMVMVMNTWLDTDDNEKWIGMGNQELLDYFKGYAAVKAKHSYGPKGHRGFSVLIFESSAVGYVEAERLHRHFVGQGTGRTAWESNRRALFYPGGKRQLYGFLAKKDDLDEYNKHSPGKARLKFDIRSYQEMVVGPMKQMSEDNQQLTWFKNKAAKDQREKKALEVSNNILSKQLRQTMEQNRIVRQRTKEQYEENKEEMDFQANFFNDQIQKIHDATEAKEANFEKLQQAQRKKMEELKAQASSTEDARRRAEEAVKFKEMQDQEVEKYVAERENLVKIHNDKMLEMRARHREEEVEMEKSFDAALTKLMDKYAPQSSPN